From Desulfonauticus submarinus, the proteins below share one genomic window:
- a CDS encoding M16 family metallopeptidase, whose product MSKKIIGWVLIMMCFVASSKAADLVVLPNGMQVLVQEDSRFPLVSVRLFVRTGSAYEDPKQAGISHLLEHMVFKGTKKRGPGEIAKTIESLGGYLNAATSFDYTVFVMDMPASHWKTSFDVLEDMIFGSVFDPKALESEKSVVLAELERGEDSPGQKLFKMVQEGVFEGTPYARPIIGYKKTVRSITSNDLKNYIASHYQPSNMLLVVCGNVKTKEVVEEAEKYFGALRNVKSEQLYLSCLDSKIKGPVVEVQKGPWNKIYLDVAFPTTSLHNKDSIALDILAYILGGDKSSILYKKFKYETGLVDDISCSNLSLNRTGALYFSITLDPDKLDEFWTKFINFLFNFDWKEISKEKIEEAKLNMENDLFEAKETLGGMAYKLGYFQFFEGNFLAEQGYLNGIKALNKQELKNVFRKYILPSRLYAGLLLPKEVDITAQDLQQKIILSREKQGQSNFNLRQEGTKYIDLGNNRALFVEYDPTLPYTAVTIAWRGGDALLSKENQGLAELTARCLLRGTKKFSFLQLQEFLAKHTSDIDATAGRTSFFIKSKFPSKYSRDMFSLLKQIILEPSFLASEVTKSVREQISDIEEKKDQPLGLLFRELFPFLFKAGPYSLYHLGVETKVSKFSAADVKNFWQQQKEYPFVISVCGQVDEKSLDEFVNSLKRSLSPKRDLKVNAVWGKQDKLDLTLEGRNQSHILLIFPVAGLKSKDTPSLIVLNKALSGQSGILFRTLRDKQGLGYTVTSFLWQTPRLGLFAFYIGTYKGLEKKALDGFYATIEELKEKGISDEDLKRAQNVYEGNYYRDKQALLSRAREKAELWVNGLNVNFNENMVNKIKTVSQKEIKEIVEKYLKKEDSYLVEVKP is encoded by the coding sequence ATGAGTAAAAAGATTATAGGATGGGTACTGATTATGATGTGTTTTGTAGCTTCTTCTAAAGCTGCAGATTTAGTAGTTTTGCCAAATGGAATGCAAGTTTTAGTTCAAGAGGATTCTCGTTTCCCATTAGTGTCTGTTCGTTTATTCGTTCGAACAGGTTCTGCTTATGAAGATCCAAAGCAGGCTGGTATAAGTCATCTTTTAGAACATATGGTTTTTAAAGGGACTAAAAAGAGAGGGCCTGGAGAAATTGCTAAGACAATTGAAAGTCTTGGTGGGTATTTAAATGCGGCTACAAGTTTTGACTATACTGTTTTTGTTATGGATATGCCTGCTTCTCACTGGAAAACTTCTTTTGATGTTTTAGAGGATATGATTTTTGGTTCAGTATTTGACCCTAAGGCTTTGGAAAGCGAAAAGAGTGTTGTTCTTGCAGAGCTAGAAAGAGGAGAAGATAGCCCAGGGCAAAAACTTTTTAAAATGGTTCAGGAAGGTGTATTTGAAGGAACACCTTATGCAAGACCTATTATTGGGTATAAGAAAACTGTTCGCAGCATTACTTCTAACGATCTTAAGAATTATATTGCTTCTCATTATCAACCTTCAAATATGCTTTTAGTTGTTTGTGGGAATGTAAAAACAAAAGAAGTAGTAGAAGAAGCAGAGAAATATTTTGGGGCTCTTAGAAATGTAAAATCTGAACAATTATATTTATCTTGCCTTGATTCTAAAATTAAGGGACCTGTGGTTGAGGTCCAGAAAGGACCATGGAATAAAATTTATTTAGATGTAGCTTTTCCTACAACTTCTTTGCATAATAAAGATTCAATAGCTTTAGATATCCTTGCCTATATTTTAGGTGGGGATAAGAGTTCTATTTTATATAAAAAATTTAAATATGAAACAGGGTTGGTAGATGATATTTCTTGTTCCAATTTGTCGTTAAATAGAACAGGTGCTCTATATTTTAGTATTACACTTGATCCTGATAAATTAGATGAATTTTGGACTAAATTTATTAACTTTTTGTTTAATTTTGACTGGAAAGAAATAAGTAAAGAGAAAATAGAAGAAGCTAAGCTTAATATGGAGAATGATCTCTTTGAAGCCAAAGAAACTTTAGGAGGAATGGCCTATAAATTAGGTTATTTTCAATTTTTTGAAGGAAATTTTTTAGCTGAACAAGGGTATTTAAACGGAATTAAGGCTTTGAATAAGCAAGAGTTAAAAAATGTATTTAGAAAATATATTTTGCCTTCTAGACTATATGCAGGATTGTTGTTGCCTAAAGAAGTAGATATTACTGCTCAAGATCTTCAGCAAAAAATTATTTTATCCAGGGAAAAACAAGGTCAGTCTAATTTTAATCTTAGACAAGAAGGTACAAAGTACATCGATTTAGGTAACAATAGGGCCTTGTTTGTAGAGTATGATCCTACTTTGCCTTATACTGCGGTTACTATTGCCTGGCGAGGTGGAGATGCTTTATTGAGTAAAGAAAACCAGGGGTTGGCTGAACTAACTGCACGTTGTCTGTTGCGAGGAACAAAGAAGTTTTCTTTTTTACAATTGCAGGAGTTTTTGGCTAAACATACTAGCGACATTGATGCCACAGCAGGTAGAACTTCTTTTTTTATTAAGTCCAAATTTCCTTCAAAATATAGCAGAGATATGTTTTCTCTTCTAAAGCAAATAATTTTAGAGCCTTCTTTTTTAGCTTCAGAAGTAACTAAGTCTGTTCGAGAACAGATTTCAGATATAGAAGAGAAAAAAGATCAACCCCTAGGGTTATTGTTTAGGGAATTATTTCCGTTTTTATTTAAAGCTGGTCCATATTCTTTATATCACTTAGGAGTTGAAACAAAAGTCTCTAAGTTTTCTGCTGCTGATGTTAAAAATTTTTGGCAACAGCAAAAAGAATATCCATTTGTTATTTCTGTGTGTGGGCAAGTGGATGAAAAGAGTTTAGATGAGTTTGTAAATAGTTTAAAAAGATCTCTTTCTCCTAAAAGGGATTTAAAGGTTAATGCTGTATGGGGTAAGCAGGATAAGTTAGATTTGACTCTGGAAGGAAGAAATCAAAGCCATATTTTATTAATTTTTCCAGTCGCAGGTTTAAAGTCAAAAGATACTCCAAGCCTTATAGTTTTGAATAAAGCTTTAAGTGGTCAATCTGGGATTTTGTTTAGAACTCTTCGAGATAAACAAGGTTTAGGTTACACAGTAACTTCTTTTCTATGGCAGACCCCTCGCTTGGGCTTGTTTGCTTTTTACATTGGAACTTATAAGGGATTAGAAAAAAAAGCCTTGGACGGATTTTACGCTACCATTGAGGAATTAAAAGAAAAAGGAATTTCTGATGAGGATTTAAAGCGTGCTCAAAATGTTTATGAAGGGAATTATTATAGAGATAAACAGGCTTTATTGAGTAGAGCAAGGGAAAAGGCAGAGTTATGGGTAAATGGTTTAAATGTTAATTTTAATGAAAATATGGTAAATAAAATAAAGACTGTTTCTCAGAAAGAAATCAAAGAAATTGTAGAGAAGTATTTAAAAAAAGAAGATTCTTATTTAGTAGAAGTCAAGCCTTAA
- the cdaA gene encoding diadenylate cyclase CdaA — protein sequence MSVISFGGITISWRDILDILIVSYLFYLIIVLVKGTRAVAVIYGLAVVIVFYFLAGEFGFYTLHWLLGNFLSYIFLVIVILFQKDIRRALAVVGAKRIFSKEKIEEKILDELVLALVKMAEKRIGAIVVLEKNIPLGDIIERGVEVKAKLSKELLLSIFYPGSPLHDGAVILRKGKIEAAGCVLPLAVGIKHRSDLGTRHRAAIGLTEECDAVSIVVSEERGTISVAIGGKLTSALDEVRLRRVVQTVLER from the coding sequence ATGTCAGTAATTAGTTTTGGTGGAATTACTATTTCATGGCGAGATATATTAGATATTTTAATAGTAAGTTATCTTTTTTATTTGATTATAGTTTTAGTTAAAGGAACAAGAGCTGTTGCTGTTATTTATGGCCTTGCAGTTGTTATAGTATTCTATTTTTTAGCTGGTGAGTTTGGTTTTTATACTTTACATTGGCTCTTGGGTAATTTTTTAAGTTATATTTTTTTGGTTATTGTTATCTTATTTCAAAAAGATATAAGAAGGGCTTTGGCTGTAGTAGGGGCCAAAAGAATTTTTTCTAAAGAGAAGATAGAGGAAAAAATTTTAGACGAGTTGGTATTAGCTTTAGTTAAAATGGCAGAAAAGAGAATAGGGGCTATTGTAGTATTAGAAAAGAATATCCCTTTGGGAGATATTATTGAAAGAGGAGTTGAGGTAAAGGCTAAGTTATCTAAAGAATTATTGTTGAGTATTTTTTATCCTGGTTCACCTCTTCATGATGGAGCAGTTATCTTAAGAAAAGGTAAGATTGAGGCAGCTGGTTGTGTGTTGCCATTGGCTGTGGGTATTAAACATAGGTCAGATTTGGGCACAAGACATAGAGCTGCTATTGGTCTTACCGAAGAATGTGATGCGGTTTCTATTGTTGTTTCTGAAGAGAGAGGAACAATTTCTGTAGCTATAGGAGGCAAATTAACTTCTGCTTTGGATGAGGTTAGGCTAAGAAGAGTCGTTCAAACTGTACTGGAAAGGTAA
- the argF gene encoding ornithine carbamoyltransferase — MMRHFLSILDLKPSEAEQLVYRAKEIKEKRWQGDILKGKVLALIFEKSSTRTRVSFEVGIKHLGGETIFMTPRDCQLGRSEPLKDTARVLSRYVNGLIVRTFEQEKLEVLASYGSIPVINALTDMFHPCQVMSDLLTIFERTPDYSKLKIAWIGDGNNMAHSWINAAIYFPFQLNIACPKGYEPDPEILSGALNMGAKIFCTNDPKEAVEGVDYINTDVWASMGQEQEAEIRQEKFSAFQVNSELLKLAKKDVKIMHCLPAHRGEEITEEVLEGPNSIVWDQAENRLHMQKAILEWVYS, encoded by the coding sequence ATAATGCGTCATTTTTTATCTATTTTAGATTTAAAACCTAGCGAAGCAGAACAACTAGTTTATCGGGCTAAAGAAATAAAAGAAAAGAGATGGCAAGGGGATATTTTAAAAGGAAAAGTTTTAGCTTTAATTTTTGAAAAGTCTTCTACACGGACACGGGTTTCCTTTGAGGTTGGTATTAAACATCTGGGGGGAGAAACTATTTTTATGACCCCAAGAGATTGCCAATTAGGCAGAAGTGAGCCTCTTAAGGACACTGCAAGAGTGTTATCAAGATATGTGAATGGTCTTATAGTGCGTACATTTGAGCAGGAGAAATTAGAAGTTTTAGCTTCTTATGGTTCTATTCCTGTTATTAATGCTTTAACAGATATGTTTCATCCCTGCCAAGTAATGAGTGATCTTTTGACTATTTTTGAACGTACACCAGATTATTCTAAATTAAAAATTGCTTGGATAGGTGATGGCAATAATATGGCTCATTCTTGGATAAATGCGGCAATTTATTTTCCTTTTCAACTTAATATTGCTTGCCCTAAAGGTTATGAACCAGATCCTGAGATTTTAAGTGGAGCTCTTAATATGGGAGCTAAAATATTTTGTACCAATGATCCTAAAGAAGCTGTAGAAGGGGTGGATTATATTAATACAGATGTATGGGCATCAATGGGACAGGAACAAGAAGCTGAGATTAGACAAGAGAAATTTAGTGCATTTCAGGTTAACTCAGAGCTTTTAAAGTTAGCTAAAAAGGATGTAAAAATTATGCACTGTCTTCCTGCTCATAGAGGAGAGGAAATTACAGAAGAAGTTTTAGAAGGACCTAATTCTATAGTTTGGGATCAGGCAGAAAACAGATTGCATATGCAAAAGGCAATTTTAGAATGGGTTTATTCGTAA
- a CDS encoding flavodoxin family protein has translation MQILILYYSKGGNTKKLATAIAEGVNSVEDVQAIIKNTAEVKKEDFLNSAGIIAGSPVYFGTMAAELKKIFDEFVSLRKKMENKIGAAFATAGNDTGGKETTIFSILQAMMIYGMIIVGDPIKATGHYGVACVGAPNEEVKNNAKLLGIRVAELAKKLNKDS, from the coding sequence ATGCAAATATTAATTCTTTACTACTCCAAAGGAGGTAATACTAAAAAATTAGCGACTGCTATTGCAGAAGGAGTCAACAGTGTAGAGGACGTTCAAGCCATTATAAAAAACACAGCAGAAGTAAAAAAAGAAGACTTTTTAAACTCCGCAGGAATCATTGCAGGCTCTCCAGTCTACTTTGGAACAATGGCGGCAGAACTTAAAAAAATTTTTGACGAGTTTGTGTCTTTACGCAAAAAAATGGAAAATAAAATCGGAGCTGCCTTTGCCACTGCAGGCAATGACACAGGAGGCAAAGAAACAACTATATTCTCTATACTCCAGGCTATGATGATTTATGGCATGATAATTGTGGGCGATCCTATAAAAGCCACAGGCCATTATGGAGTAGCTTGCGTTGGAGCACCAAACGAAGAAGTTAAAAATAATGCAAAGTTATTAGGGATTAGAGTGGCAGAGTTGGCTAAAAAACTAAACAAAGATAGTTAA
- a CDS encoding argininosuccinate synthase, with translation MSEIKKVVLAYSGGLDTSVILKWIKKTYNCEVITFTADLGQEEELDGLEEKALKTGASKVYIEDLREEFVRDFVFPMFRAKAIYEGRYLLGTSIARPLIAKRLVEIAKKEGAQAIAHGATGKGNDQVRFELTVMALAPEIKTIAPWREWNLNSRKALITFAKENGIPIPVSKEKPYSCDRNLLHISFEGGELEDPWQEAGEGTYLLTVPPEKAPDSPEIITLGFEKGNPISLNGENLSPATLLKRLNILGGKHGVGRIDMVENRFVGIKSRGVYETPGGTIIYIAHQDLEGICLDRELLHLRDSLIPRYAEMVYNGFWYSPEREALQEFMDKAQERVTGEVRLKLYKGGVYPLGRRSPFSLYQSDLATFEEDEVYNHKDAAGFIRLQGLRFLGAKKNA, from the coding sequence ATGTCAGAGATTAAAAAAGTAGTTTTGGCTTATTCTGGTGGTTTAGACACATCAGTTATTTTAAAGTGGATAAAAAAAACTTATAATTGTGAAGTTATTACTTTTACTGCAGATTTAGGACAGGAAGAAGAATTAGATGGGCTCGAAGAAAAGGCTTTAAAAACAGGAGCAAGTAAAGTTTATATTGAAGATCTTAGAGAAGAATTTGTGCGGGATTTTGTGTTTCCAATGTTTCGAGCCAAAGCTATTTATGAGGGAAGATATTTGTTGGGAACTTCTATTGCAAGGCCGCTTATTGCTAAGCGTTTAGTGGAAATTGCTAAAAAGGAAGGAGCTCAAGCAATAGCACATGGGGCTACAGGTAAAGGAAATGATCAGGTCCGTTTTGAACTGACTGTTATGGCTCTAGCTCCAGAAATTAAAACTATTGCCCCTTGGAGGGAATGGAATTTAAATTCGCGTAAGGCACTTATTACTTTTGCCAAAGAGAATGGTATCCCTATTCCTGTTAGTAAAGAAAAGCCGTATAGTTGTGATAGAAATTTATTGCATATTTCTTTTGAGGGTGGAGAACTAGAAGACCCTTGGCAGGAAGCAGGAGAAGGTACTTATTTGCTTACTGTTCCGCCAGAAAAGGCTCCAGATTCTCCAGAAATTATTACCTTAGGTTTTGAAAAAGGAAATCCTATAAGTTTAAACGGAGAAAACTTATCACCAGCTACTTTATTAAAACGTTTAAATATACTTGGTGGAAAGCATGGAGTTGGAAGAATTGATATGGTAGAAAATAGATTTGTGGGCATTAAGTCTAGAGGAGTGTATGAAACACCTGGCGGAACTATAATTTATATAGCTCATCAAGATTTAGAAGGTATTTGTTTAGATAGGGAGCTCTTGCATTTAAGAGATAGCCTAATCCCACGATATGCAGAAATGGTCTATAATGGTTTTTGGTATTCTCCTGAAAGGGAAGCTTTGCAGGAATTTATGGATAAAGCACAGGAGAGAGTAACAGGAGAGGTGAGGTTAAAACTATATAAAGGTGGGGTTTATCCATTGGGAAGACGTTCTCCTTTTAGTTTATATCAGTCAGACTTAGCTACTTTTGAAGAAGATGAAGTTTACAATCATAAAGACGCTGCTGGCTTTATTCGTTTACAAGGACTTAGGTTTTTAGGAGCAAAGAAAAATGCCTAA
- the folP gene encoding dihydropteroate synthase has protein sequence MGKESIWKVRGGRLDTTPFLIVGILNATPDSFYDGGAYLDIAKAMKRVDQIIEEGGDVIDIGGESTRPYSKRVSVEEEKERVLPVIKAAMEKYPEAIISIDTYKAQVAREALELGVKIVNDVSAWEFDPELLEVIVEYKPGYVLMHSKGRPENMQDGPFYKNVIEEIKAFFEKKLNILVKQGVPEENIVLDPGIGFGKLLEHNLTILANIEKFFVFDRPIFMGLSNKSMWEKLLGLEVGKRQMATQVATALMAEKGVYIHRVHEVKETRHTLTIVKALTCQ, from the coding sequence ATGGGAAAAGAGTCTATATGGAAAGTTAGAGGGGGTAGGTTGGATACTACCCCTTTTTTAATTGTGGGTATTTTAAATGCCACTCCAGATTCTTTTTATGATGGTGGCGCATATTTGGATATTGCTAAGGCAATGAAAAGGGTGGATCAAATTATTGAAGAAGGCGGAGATGTTATTGATATAGGAGGTGAAAGCACTAGGCCTTATTCAAAAAGAGTTTCTGTTGAAGAAGAAAAAGAAAGGGTTTTACCTGTGATTAAGGCTGCTATGGAAAAATATCCAGAGGCTATAATTTCTATTGATACCTATAAAGCACAGGTAGCTAGAGAGGCCTTGGAACTTGGAGTAAAAATTGTGAATGATGTTTCTGCGTGGGAATTTGATCCTGAACTTTTAGAGGTAATTGTTGAGTATAAACCAGGATATGTATTAATGCATAGTAAAGGTAGGCCAGAAAATATGCAAGATGGCCCTTTTTATAAGAATGTTATAGAAGAAATTAAGGCTTTTTTTGAAAAAAAACTAAATATATTGGTCAAGCAAGGAGTTCCAGAGGAGAATATTGTCTTAGACCCAGGTATTGGTTTTGGTAAATTACTAGAACATAATTTAACGATTCTAGCTAATATAGAAAAATTTTTTGTCTTTGATAGACCTATTTTTATGGGGCTTTCTAATAAATCTATGTGGGAAAAATTGTTAGGGCTTGAAGTTGGTAAGAGACAAATGGCTACTCAGGTAGCTACAGCTTTAATGGCTGAAAAGGGAGTGTATATTCATAGGGTACATGAAGTTAAGGAAACAAGACATACATTAACAATTGTAAAGGCTTTAACATGTCAGTAA
- the argH gene encoding argininosuccinate lyase, translating to MPKKEKKLWGGRFDNNQSPLVEEYTQSVEFDFNFYQEDIQGSIAHAKMLAEIGILTPQELNLLIQGLEKIKAEIETGVFEWKKEFEDVHMNIEKRLIELVGDVGKKLHTGRSRNDQVALDFRLYVAKAVKEWQEYLRELITALVKVASKNKDTLLPGFTHLQPAQPISLAQHLLAYAWMFKRDFERIQDALKRIEVSPLGAAALAGSAYALNPDFVAKEIGFRASFNNSMDAVSDRDFVLESLFIASVIQAHLSRLCEEIILWSNPCFGFVLLPDEFATGSSIMPQKKNPDVAEIMRGKTGRVYGNLVSLLTVIKGLPLTYNRDLQEDKEPFLDTHKTISLSLILMKEMFLKLKFQQQNMLKAIKKGFLNATELADYLVLKGVPFREAHHISGRLVKLAENKNISLEELSLEEMKKECSKIEEDVFEALDYKQAIQKRNIKGGTGPKSVEFQLNLLKEWIKKNGGSV from the coding sequence ATGCCTAAAAAAGAGAAAAAACTGTGGGGGGGTAGGTTTGATAACAATCAATCTCCTTTAGTTGAGGAATATACTCAATCTGTGGAATTTGATTTTAATTTTTACCAAGAGGACATTCAGGGCTCTATTGCTCATGCTAAAATGTTGGCAGAGATTGGGATTTTGACTCCACAAGAACTTAATTTATTGATTCAAGGATTAGAGAAAATTAAGGCTGAGATTGAGACTGGAGTGTTTGAGTGGAAAAAAGAGTTTGAAGATGTTCACATGAATATAGAAAAGAGACTTATTGAATTAGTTGGTGATGTGGGGAAAAAATTACATACAGGCAGAAGTAGAAATGATCAGGTGGCATTGGATTTTAGATTATATGTAGCCAAGGCAGTAAAAGAATGGCAAGAATATTTAAGAGAGTTAATTACAGCTTTAGTCAAAGTTGCTTCCAAAAACAAAGATACGCTTTTACCTGGTTTTACTCACTTGCAACCTGCTCAACCAATTAGTTTAGCTCAACATCTTTTAGCATATGCGTGGATGTTTAAACGTGATTTTGAAAGAATCCAAGATGCATTAAAGCGAATAGAGGTTTCGCCGTTGGGGGCAGCAGCATTGGCTGGTAGTGCCTATGCTTTAAATCCTGATTTTGTAGCCAAAGAGATTGGATTTAGAGCTTCCTTTAATAACAGTATGGATGCTGTTTCAGATAGAGATTTTGTGTTGGAAAGTCTTTTTATTGCTAGTGTTATTCAGGCTCATTTAAGTCGTTTGTGTGAAGAAATTATTTTATGGTCAAATCCTTGTTTTGGTTTTGTTTTACTTCCAGATGAATTTGCCACAGGATCTTCCATTATGCCTCAGAAAAAAAATCCTGATGTAGCTGAAATTATGCGAGGGAAAACAGGAAGGGTATATGGTAACTTGGTTTCATTACTTACTGTAATAAAAGGTTTACCTTTAACCTATAATAGGGATTTGCAAGAAGATAAGGAGCCGTTTTTAGATACTCATAAAACTATTTCATTGTCTCTTATTTTAATGAAAGAGATGTTTTTAAAGTTAAAATTTCAACAACAAAATATGCTAAAAGCAATTAAAAAAGGTTTTTTAAATGCCACAGAACTTGCTGATTATTTAGTGTTAAAGGGAGTACCTTTTAGAGAAGCTCATCATATTTCAGGTCGGTTAGTAAAATTAGCAGAAAATAAAAATATAAGTTTAGAAGAGCTATCTTTAGAAGAAATGAAAAAAGAATGTTCTAAAATTGAAGAAGATGTTTTTGAGGCTTTAGATTATAAACAAGCGATACAAAAACGGAATATTAAAGGGGGAACTGGTCCTAAGTCTGTGGAATTTCAACTTAATTTGCTTAAAGAATGGATAAAAAAAAATGGCGGAAGCGTATAG
- a CDS encoding PilZ domain-containing protein has translation MRKEQRRRIRIELALPAWIYIENKRFSTETKNLSLKGVLLNLKRGRVKLIKGEKYKIIISPGGGVEIKVISKFVDQTQRGASFDFIKMDEVSFRNLFNIIRLYAPDPDLVKEELTNPAFDVKDLDL, from the coding sequence ATGAGGAAGGAACAAAGAAGACGGATTAGGATAGAACTGGCTCTTCCAGCGTGGATTTATATTGAAAATAAAAGGTTTTCTACTGAGACCAAAAATTTGAGTTTAAAGGGAGTACTCTTAAATCTAAAGCGCGGAAGGGTTAAATTAATTAAAGGAGAGAAATATAAAATCATTATTTCTCCAGGGGGAGGCGTAGAGATAAAGGTTATTAGTAAATTTGTTGATCAAACACAGAGAGGAGCTTCTTTTGATTTTATTAAGATGGATGAGGTTTCTTTTAGAAATTTATTTAATATTATTAGGCTCTATGCTCCTGATCCTGACTTGGTAAAGGAAGAGTTAACTAATCCCGCCTTTGATGTAAAAGACCTAGATTTATAG
- the ftsH gene encoding ATP-dependent zinc metalloprotease FtsH, giving the protein MNSFSKNLALWIVISLVMVVLFNLFNQPQTGQLKLTYSEFVEKVKHGDVLAVKIQGEKINGVLTDNQRFYVYKTNDPNLIQLLLKNKVQVEAQPQEETPWYISVFISWFPMILLIGVWIFFMRQMQGGGGKALSFGRSRAKMITQEEIKVTFKDVAGVEEAKEELQEVVDFLSDPKKFTRLGGRIPKGVLLVGPPGTGKTLLAKAVAGEAGVPFFSISGSEFVEMFVGVGAARVRDLFIQAKRHAPCLIFIDEIDAVGRQRGAGLGGGHDEREQTLNQLLVEMDGFEANEGVILIAATNRPDVLDPALLRPGRFDRQVVVPNPDLNGRKKILEVHVRRTPLADDVDLEVIARGTPGFSGADLENLVNEAALHAAKLGKDKVDMEDFEQAKDKVLMGKERRSIILSEEEKKTTAYHEAGHTLVAKFSPKADPVHKVSIIPRGRALGITMQLPIDDRHTYSKTYLETSLAVLMGGRVAEEIVFGELTTGAGNDIERATKMARRMVCEWGMSDNLGPLAWGDNSQEIFLGRDLVHHKDYSEETARQIDAEVKRVVLKAYQRARKILEENLNKLHDLANALLERETLTGEEVDKILKGEPLQDKSEDVAKESEIKEEKIKDDFEIS; this is encoded by the coding sequence ATGAATAGTTTTTCTAAAAACCTGGCCTTATGGATTGTAATTTCCTTGGTCATGGTTGTTTTGTTTAATCTTTTTAACCAGCCCCAAACAGGTCAATTAAAGCTTACTTATTCTGAATTTGTGGAAAAAGTAAAGCATGGGGATGTATTGGCAGTCAAAATTCAGGGAGAAAAAATAAATGGCGTACTTACGGACAACCAGCGTTTTTATGTGTATAAAACAAATGATCCCAATTTAATTCAGCTGCTATTAAAGAATAAGGTCCAAGTGGAAGCCCAGCCTCAAGAAGAGACTCCATGGTATATTTCGGTATTTATTTCTTGGTTTCCAATGATTCTTCTTATAGGGGTGTGGATCTTTTTTATGCGTCAGATGCAAGGAGGAGGTGGTAAAGCTCTTTCTTTTGGTAGATCAAGAGCTAAGATGATTACTCAAGAAGAGATAAAGGTTACTTTTAAAGATGTTGCAGGAGTAGAAGAGGCAAAAGAAGAGCTTCAAGAGGTCGTTGATTTTTTAAGTGATCCCAAAAAATTTACAAGATTAGGTGGTAGGATTCCTAAGGGAGTGCTTTTAGTTGGTCCTCCTGGTACAGGTAAAACTCTTTTAGCTAAAGCTGTGGCTGGAGAAGCTGGTGTTCCGTTTTTTTCCATTTCTGGTTCAGAATTTGTAGAAATGTTTGTAGGTGTGGGAGCTGCAAGAGTTAGGGATTTGTTTATTCAAGCTAAAAGACATGCACCTTGTCTTATTTTTATTGATGAAATTGATGCTGTAGGAAGACAGAGAGGAGCTGGACTGGGAGGCGGGCATGATGAAAGAGAACAGACTTTAAATCAGCTTTTAGTAGAAATGGATGGATTTGAAGCAAATGAAGGGGTTATTTTAATTGCAGCAACTAATAGACCTGATGTATTAGATCCTGCTTTGCTTAGACCTGGTAGGTTTGATCGTCAGGTAGTGGTCCCTAATCCAGATTTAAATGGTCGTAAAAAAATATTAGAGGTTCATGTGCGAAGAACACCTTTGGCAGATGATGTTGATCTAGAAGTTATAGCTAGAGGTACTCCAGGATTTTCAGGTGCTGATTTAGAAAATCTAGTTAATGAAGCAGCTTTACATGCAGCTAAGTTGGGAAAAGATAAGGTGGATATGGAGGATTTTGAACAAGCAAAAGATAAAGTTTTAATGGGAAAGGAAAGAAGAAGTATTATTTTAAGCGAAGAAGAAAAAAAGACAACAGCTTATCACGAAGCTGGTCATACCTTGGTGGCAAAGTTTTCTCCCAAAGCAGATCCTGTGCATAAAGTTTCTATTATTCCTAGAGGAAGAGCACTTGGGATTACTATGCAACTTCCTATTGATGATAGACATACATATTCTAAAACTTATTTAGAAACTAGTTTGGCAGTGTTAATGGGCGGTCGAGTAGCAGAAGAGATTGTTTTTGGAGAACTTACTACTGGAGCAGGAAATGATATTGAACGGGCTACAAAAATGGCTAGAAGAATGGTTTGTGAATGGGGGATGAGTGATAATTTAGGGCCTTTGGCTTGGGGCGATAATTCTCAAGAGATTTTTTTGGGAAGAGATCTTGTACATCATAAAGATTATAGTGAAGAGACTGCTAGGCAAATAGATGCAGAAGTTAAGAGAGTAGTCTTAAAAGCATATCAGAGGGCTAGAAAAATATTAGAAGAGAATTTAAATAAACTACATGATTTAGCTAATGCTCTTTTAGAGCGGGAAACTCTTACTGGCGAGGAAGTGGATAAGATATTAAAAGGAGAACCTTTACAGGATAAAAGTGAAGATGTTGCTAAGGAGAGTGAGATAAAAGAGGAAAAAATAAAAGATGATTTTGAAATTTCCTAA